A segment of the candidate division KSB1 bacterium genome:
TCAACCTGAGCTAACAAATTCTCATAATTTTTGATACCCTGGTTGTGAAAAGCCTGCAAGCGAATATGGGCATCAAACCCTAAGAAACGCTCACGAACTTCATTTTCAAATCCATTCATAATTGACAAAACGATTATCAAGGCAGCAACGCCAATAGTTACACCACCAATTGAAATATAAGTAATTAGTGAAATGAAGCCGGTTTTACGTTTTGATTTAAAGTATCTTCTCGCGATAAAAAATTCGTACGACATTCGATCAATCTCAGCCTTAAGTTTTACAATTCATTTATTCCTCAGGACGCATTTGTGGAAAGAAAATCACATCACGAATAGACGGTGAATTCGTTAACATCATGACCAATCGATCAATGCCGATACCCAGCCCCGTTGTAGGCGGCATGCCATATTCCAATGCACGAATATAGTCTTCATCCAGAACTTGGGCCTCATCGTCGCCTTGTTCCTTTAACAACTGTTGCGCTTCAAAACGGCCACGCTGATCGATAGGATCGTTTAATTCGGAGAATGCATTCCCGATTTCACGGCCGAAAATATATGGCTCGAATCTTTCAACCAATTTTGGATTCTCTCTATGCCTTTTGGCAAGGGGTGATATTTCTATGGGAAAATCAATCACAAACGTTGGATCGACAAGATCCGGTTCTACGCATTCTCCAAATATTTCGTCGATAATCTTGCCTTTATTCGGGAATTTATTCACATCAATATGAAGCTTCTTGCCAATTGCCCGTATTTCAGCATCATCTTTGCCGGATAACTTAAAACCGGTTTTTTCTTCGATTGCATCTAACATTCGAATCCGTTTCCACTTTACGGATAAATCCACTTCTTGTCCTTGAAACTGAACTTTTGTACTACCGGTGGCTTCATGTGCGATAAATGTTATCATCGCTTCCACTAAATCCATCATGTATAAATAATCTTCATAGGCCACATAAAGTTCCATGGATGTAAATTCCGGGTTATGGAAGCGGTCCATGCCCTCATTTCTAAATGTCTTGCCGATTTCATAAACGCCATCAAAACCTCCAACAATAAGCCTTTTTAAATAAAGCTCGTTGGAAATCCTTAAGTACAAGTCAACATCTAAAGTGTTGTGATGTGTTACAAATGGGCGAGCCGATGCGCCGCCATAAATGGGCTGCAAAATCGGGGTTTCTACTTCTAAAAATCCTTTCGAATTTAAGAAATGCCTCATTGCATCTATAACCTTTGTGCGAGTAATAAAAACATCTCTTGCATCCGGATTGACCACCAGGTCCACATAGCGTTGCCGATATCGTAAGTCTATATTTGTAAATTTGTCGAATACAATTTTTTCATCTTCTTCCATTTTTTCTTTGACGATTGGAAGAGGGCGCAAGCTTTTTGACAACAGCTCAAACCCGGATGCAAAAACGGAAACCTCACCCATTTTTGTCTTACCTACTTTTCCAGTAACACCGACAAAATCACCAATGTCCATTTTCCGGAACATCCCATAGACATTCTCTCCAACCCCATCTTGTTTCATATAAATTTGAATACGTCCGGACATGTCCGCGATATGAAAAAAACTAGCTTTGCCCATACGCCGTAAACTCATAATCCGCCCACATACACTTACAATTTTGTCTTCGAGTTCGGCGAAACGATTTATGATCTCTTTTGAATTGTGAGTACGGTCAAATTCGTATGGGTACGGTTCGAATTCCATTTTCCGTATCTCTTCCAGCTTTGTAAAACGGACTTTTTTTAGTTCATCAAGATTCTCAGGTACCTGCAATGATTACTCCTGGTCTTACTTTTCGCTTCGTAATATTTAAAATTAATTGACATACACTCGTGGCACTCTTTCGGAAATCCGGCAACTCACTTCATAAGGAATGGTTTGTAAAATCTTACAGAAATTGTTCATGTGAACATCTTCGCCTTCATTGGGCGCCAAGAGAATAACATCGTCACCGATATCGATTTTTGAATTTGGACCTACATCTATTAATATTTGGTCCATACAAACTCTGCCGACAACTGGGTAAACCTGATCTCGAATTTTTACTTTGGCACGATTGGAAAGAAGTCGATTATAGCCATCTGCATACCCAATAGGAATGGTCGCAATAAAAGTTTCCTGCCTGGCAATATACTTCCTACCATAACTTACACTTACTCCTCTATCGATATTTCTCACCATAATCACTT
Coding sequences within it:
- the lysS gene encoding lysine--tRNA ligase, which produces MEFEPYPYEFDRTHNSKEIINRFAELEDKIVSVCGRIMSLRRMGKASFFHIADMSGRIQIYMKQDGVGENVYGMFRKMDIGDFVGVTGKVGKTKMGEVSVFASGFELLSKSLRPLPIVKEKMEEDEKIVFDKFTNIDLRYRQRYVDLVVNPDARDVFITRTKVIDAMRHFLNSKGFLEVETPILQPIYGGASARPFVTHHNTLDVDLYLRISNELYLKRLIVGGFDGVYEIGKTFRNEGMDRFHNPEFTSMELYVAYEDYLYMMDLVEAMITFIAHEATGSTKVQFQGQEVDLSVKWKRIRMLDAIEEKTGFKLSGKDDAEIRAIGKKLHIDVNKFPNKGKIIDEIFGECVEPDLVDPTFVIDFPIEISPLAKRHRENPKLVERFEPYIFGREIGNAFSELNDPIDQRGRFEAQQLLKEQGDDEAQVLDEDYIRALEYGMPPTTGLGIGIDRLVMMLTNSPSIRDVIFFPQMRPEE